The genomic DNA AGCAAAAAGAGATTGTGTCAGGAAAATCAACAGTATGAAGAAACCTTTATTTAATTTATTTGAATTCATTGTTTTTATTTTATGATAGCTACACTTTAAACTTTATTTTAAAACTTCTTTTAGAATTTCTGATTTCTTTTCTACCATCAAATCTAAATTCCAGGATTTCTCAATTTCTTCGAGACTTTTTCCTTTGGTTTCAAATAATTTCTTTTTTGCGTATGCAAAAGAAAGAATACAGAAGAAAGAGAAAATAAAAAATGTAGTTGCGATACCAAATCCATCTCGCATCATAGGAAATAAAAGATTTACAATCCAGTCAGAAACCCACATTGTCATGATACACATCGACAAAGCAGTTCCTCTGATATGTGTTGGGAATATCTCCGTTGAGATTACAAATTTTAATGGTCCAAGAGAGAATGCAAAGAATAAAAGAAACAAAATGATGCTAAATAACATGAACCAGCCTGTTATGTTCATCAAAAAGCAAAAACCTGTTAAAGCCAATGCAAAAAGCAGCGCACAACGAACCAACAATATATAACGGTCTGCGTCCCCAGGTATCGACTTTTGAAATGGCGATAAATGTAAAGAGCACGTTGGCAGATCCTAATATTACCTGATAAAACAATGCATCGCTGGTCACAATACCTGCTGATTTTAAAATAGTTGGTCCGTAAAAAATAACTCCGTTAATACCGCTAAATTGCGACAGCGTCGCAAGTACCATTGCCAGTGTCAATAATTTGCGTAAAGGCAAACGCAATAATTCTTTATAACCTCCGGATTTTTGACCGGCCATTTCTTTAATGGAATCTAACTCTAATTGTCCTGTTTTTTCTCCGTTTATTTTATTAAGAATATTTAAAGCTTCTTCGTTTTTTCCGAATTGCACCAACCAACGCGGACTTTCAGGAACTATCAGCAATAATAAACAAAACGCTCCCGCCGGAATTACACCAACAATAAACATTCCGCGCCATACATTTTCAACAAACAACCAATGCATTAAACCATTACCATCTACCGAATGGGAAGAGGCATACTTTTGAAGGAAAAAATTACTGATATAAGCTGCCAAAACCCCAACAGTTATAGCAAGCTGATAAAAGACAACTAACTGTCCGCGTTTATGAGAAGGTGCTACTTCTGAGATATAAAGCGGCGAAACATTTGAAGCCACGCCCACGCCCATACCGGCAAGAACACGAAATAAAATCAATACCGGATAAGCTTCTGAAAATGCAAAACCTATGGCACTGATTAAAAACAATATAGCTGAGACGAATAATACCTTTTTCCTTCCAATTTTATCGCTTAGATAACCTGAAAAGCCGACACCAACAATACAGCCTAATAATGCACATGACACAAATAATCCTTCTTGTGCTGACGATAATCCGTATTGCAATTTCAATGGTTCGATAATACCGCTCACGACAGCCATATCAAACCCGAATAAAAAACCTCCTAATGCTGCTATAAGTGTTATGAGGGATATAAAATAATTTGCGTTTTTTCTTTCCATGATAGTTTTGGTAATTAATAAAGTTTCTTTTTCAGGTATTTTTAAAAGGCAAAATGGTGGTTCATTTATTTGTTGCCTTTTAATTTAACACCAGCTTTCTTTTACATATGAAATGACTACAAATGCTTTTTTGTCGCCTTTGTAATTGATTTTGTATTTTGGAACATTTGCGGGAATCACAAAAGTTTTCAGCATATTTGAATTTTTGAGTGTTTTTGCCTGCGGTTACTTCTGCAATATCTCCTTCAACCAACATACAAATGTGACATTGACCAAGGGTTTCGATTTCTATTTCGCCAGTAAATTCATAACGATCAATAGCATAAAAATGCTCTTCGTGAGTGGGTAAACTCATTTTTCTGCCATTCGGGAATTCATTCGCAACGTTTTGTTTCGAAATAAATTCATTTGCAACTCTATCGCCTTTTCTATCGAAATAGACGTTTTTGAATCCGTGTTCTATATTGATAGGACGTGGTTTTCCGTCTAATCCCGGACGAACCCAATCGTACATTTTAAAAGTGAAAATATAGGGCGTACTACTGATTTCCAAAACCATATTATTTTTTCCTGAAGCATGAATGGTTCCGTTTGGTATCAGAAATAAATCATGCTTTTGAGCTTTGAATTTCTGTACATATTTTACAATGTCAATCTCTTCAGCTTTTTCCTGAGATTCAAGTAATGCATTTTTAAATTCTTCCGGATTAATGTCGTCCTGGAAACCTAAGTACACTTCAGCATCCTTTTCGCAATCCAGAATATAATAGGTTTCGTCCTGTGTAAATGATTCTCCGAAATTTTCTTTGATATATTCAGGACGCGGATGACATTGTACGGAAAGGTTTCCTCCGTCGTAAGTATCTAAATAATCAAATCGAATTGGAAAATTATTTCCAAAACGGTCAGCGGCTTTTCCTAATACTTTTTTGTTGTCCTGAAACATCAAAAAGTCAAAAGAAACTTCTAATAAATGGTTATTTCCTTCCAAAACAATTCCGTTTTCAGGAGTAATTAATTCGAAAGACCAGGCATAATTCACTTCGTCCTGATTCAAATCACTGATATGATTTTTCATCCAATCTCCGCCCCAAACTCCGGCTTCAAACCAAGGACGCGCACGCAGCGGACTTTCCAGCATCAAATTCAATGCATTTCTAAAATCACTTCCCTGCATCCAGGTAATTTCATCTATACGTTGTTCATCGACAATCAAATCAATTTTTGGCAGCAAGCGCTCTTTGTGAGCATTCAAAATTGGCCATTCAATAAAATATAATCTTTTATAAATTTGAGCATATATCAAAGTATCGTTACAACCTATATTTTTAGTCGAACCC from uncultured Flavobacterium sp. includes the following:
- a CDS encoding MFS transporter, whose product is MLFSIILFLLFFAFSLGPLKFVISTEIFPTHIRGTALSMCIMTMWVSDWIVNLLFPMMRDGFGIATTFFIFSFFCILSFAYAKKKLFETKGKSLEEIEKSWNLDLMVEKKSEILKEVLK
- a CDS encoding sugar porter family MFS transporter, which encodes MKRQQINEPPFCLLKIPEKETLLITKTIMERKNANYFISLITLIAALGGFLFGFDMAVVSGIIEPLKLQYGLSSAQEGLFVSCALLGCIVGVGFSGYLSDKIGRKKVLFVSAILFLISAIGFAFSEAYPVLILFRVLAGMGVGVASNVSPLYISEVAPSHKRGQLVVFYQLAITVGVLAAYISNFFLQKYASSHSVDGNGLMHWLFVENVWRGMFIVGVIPAGAFCLLLLIVPESPRWLVQFGKNEEALNILNKINGEKTGQLELDSIKEMAGQKSGGYKELLRLPLRKLLTLAMVLATLSQFSGINGVIFYGPTILKSAGIVTSDALFYQVILGSANVLFTFIAISKVDTWGRRPLYIVGSLCAAFCIGFNRFLLFDEHNRLVHVI
- a CDS encoding class I mannose-6-phosphate isomerase; protein product: MPALEETLKRLKIKVNIIFCDDAELSILRGATIIADKKNKIQMEKAIQSKRKTTQPLLPINEIVKNNAEYNVFPSFKTNSEIFVGFKALGNAIAKQKTVIIDGFGGVLWENFRDHLNLVLTEKKLNVLWYDIDSCLKSPQEIAEMIEPNLNGNDPVFGKKYLGELSDFFDTEKLNMLQPDPAADICIVYGTGASLANWEGKLIYADVPKNEIQYRMRAGSTKNIGCNDTLIYAQIYKRLYFIEWPILNAHKERLLPKIDLIVDEQRIDEITWMQGSDFRNALNLMLESPLRARPWFEAGVWGGDWMKNHISDLNQDEVNYAWSFELITPENGIVLEGNNHLLEVSFDFLMFQDNKKVLGKAADRFGNNFPIRFDYLDTYDGGNLSVQCHPRPEYIKENFGESFTQDETYYILDCEKDAEVYLGFQDDINPEEFKNALLESQEKAEEIDIVKYVQKFKAQKHDLFLIPNGTIHASGKNNMVLEISSTPYIFTFKMYDWVRPGLDGKPRPINIEHGFKNVYFDRKGDRVANEFISKQNVANEFPNGRKMSLPTHEEHFYAIDRYEFTGEIEIETLGQCHICMLVEGDIAEVTAGKNTQKFKYAENFCDSRKCSKIQNQLQRRQKSICSHFICKRKLVLN